From the Pomacea canaliculata isolate SZHN2017 linkage group LG14, ASM307304v1, whole genome shotgun sequence genome, one window contains:
- the LOC112555933 gene encoding fucolectin-like, giving the protein MTHLVAKPFFTHLCLDTHRYTQVVLLCMYLYFFSAVLASENVALRKPARHISTFTNYPLATADKAVDGNTNGAFSNNSCTHTNEFYNTWWKVDLMGFYNITSVQLFTRTDARWDRLQNFEVRVSGTDPTTFPSGDGQQCVYYRNQVALTGTLLNCTRPITGRFVSVFKQANEVLTICEMFVFGTKLDISGKANYCSVRSNFLSCPRKSTTEIFLVLAN; this is encoded by the exons ATGACACACCTGGTGGCGAAAcctttcttcacacacctgtGTCTGGACACACATCGCTACACACAAGTGGTGTTGCTTTGTATGTACTTGTATTTCTTCTCAGCTGTTCTTG CTTCTGAGAACGTGGCGCTGAGGAAGCCGGCTCGTCACATCTCTACTTTCACAAACTACCCATTAGCGACGGCTGACAAGGCCGTGGATGGCAACACAAATGGTGCCTTTTCTAACAACTCCTGTACCCACACTAATGAGTTCTACAACACTTGGTGGAAGGTGGACCTAATGGGCTTCTACAACATCACCAGCGTACAGCTCTTCACGAGGACAGACGCACGTT GGGACAGATTACAAAACTTCGAAGTTCGTGTATCTGGCACTGACCCCACGACCTTTCCGTCCGGTGATGGACAGCAGTGTGTCTACTATAGAAATCAAGTGGCTCTAACCGGAACTTTGCTCAACTGCACTCGTCCTATCACAGGTCGCTTCGTCAGTGTGTTCAAGCAAGCCAACGAGGTTCTCACCATCTGCGAGATGTTTGTCTTCGGGACGAAGCTCGACATCTCCGGTAAAGCTAATTACTGTAGTGTCAGGTCAAATTTCCTTTCTTGCCCTAGGAAGTCCacgacagaaatttttcttgtgcttgcaaactaa
- the LOC112555298 gene encoding fucolectin-like — protein sequence MTHLVAKPFFTHLCLDTHHYTQVMLFCMYLYFFSAVLASENVALRKPARHISTPAQYYNATADKAVDGNTDGDFYHNSCTHTSEFSNTWWKVDLMGFYNITSVQLFTRTDSYGERLINFEVRVSGTDPTTFPSGEGQQCVYYKSPVALTGTLLNCTRPITGRFVSVFKPANEVLTICEIFVFGTKLDTGTYELVQDNSRLSSSRVTSLTTASSIGCGVKCLSDVTCVAFNVMTSETSSPPGVTCELVGVTEWVTSMTLEAKTGWRAYKRLLEG from the exons ATGACACACCTGGTGGCGAAAcctttcttcacacacctgtGTCTGGACACACATCACTACACACAAGTGATGTTGTTTTGTATGTACCTGTATTTCTTCTCAGCTGTTCTTG CTTCTGAGAATGTGGCGCTGAGGAAGCCGGCTCGTCACATCTCGACTCCAGCCCAATATTACAACGCAACGGCTGACAAGGCCGTGGATGGCAACACCGATGGTGACTTTTATCACAACTCCTGTACCCACACTAGTGAATTCTCCAACACCTGGTGGAAGGTGGACCTGATGGGCTTCTACAACATCACCAGCGTGCAGCTCTTCACGAGGACAGACTCATACG GGGAGAGATTAATAAACTTCGAAGTTCGTGTATCTGGCACTGACCCCACGACCTTTCCGTCCGGTGAAGGACAGCAGTGTGTCTACTATAAGAGTCCAGTGGCTCTAACAGGAACTTTGCTCAACTGCACTCGTCCAATCACAGGTCGCTTCGTCAGTGTGTTCAAGCCTGCCAACGAGGTTCTCACCATCTGCGAGATTTTTGTCTTCGGGACGAAGCTCGACACCG GAACCTACGAACTAGTGCAGGACAACTCCCGCCTCAGCTCTtcccgtgtgacgtcactaacaacAGCGTCGAGCATTGGCTGCGGTGTGAAGTGCcttagtgacgtcacgtgtgtggCCTTTAACGTCATGACATCAGAAACAAGTTCACCACCCGGCGTCACGTGCGAGCTTGTGGGTGTTACAGAGTGGGTGACAAGCATGACACTGGAAGCCAAGACCGGATGGAGAGCTTACAAGCGCCTGTTGGAGGGTTAA